From the genome of Pelobates fuscus isolate aPelFus1 chromosome 6, aPelFus1.pri, whole genome shotgun sequence, one region includes:
- the SEPSECS gene encoding O-phosphoseryl-tRNA(Sec) selenium transferase, with protein sequence MNEESLREGERLVSAAYLRQGKEARRSHEQLVRVLVEKGKCPQDPWDESTIELFLQELAIMDSNNFLSNCGVGEREGRVASSMVSRRNYRLIHGIGRSGDISAVQPKAAGSSLLNKLTNSIVLDIIKMAGVHSVSSCFVVPMATGMSLTLCFLTLRHKRPKAKYIIWPRIDQKSCFKSMITAGFEPVVIENVLEGDELRTDLTAINAKIQELGAENILCVHSTTSCFAPRVPDRLEELSVICATHDIPHIVNNAYGVQSSKCMHLIQQGARVGRIDAFVQSLDKNFMVPVGGAVIAGFNDSFLQDISKMYPGRASASPSLDVLITLLSLGVKGYQDLLKERKEIFSYLSNELKILAKRYNERLLETPNNPISLALSLRNLSDKSEATITQLGSMLFTRQVSGARVVPLGTSQTINGFAFKGFMSHCNNYPCAYLNAASAIGIKKIDVDLFIKRLDKCLKVCVKQKHSEDKESTDTQQTKEEDATELAEALGANLHLEKEKS encoded by the exons ATGAACGAGGAGAGCCTGCGGGAGGGGGAGAGGCTGGTCTCCGCCGCCTATCTCCGCCAGGGCAAGGAGGCCCGCCGCTCCCACGAACAGCTCGTACGGGTTCTGGTGGAGAAA gggAAATGCCCACAGGATCCATGGGATGAGAGCACCATTGAGCTTTTCCTGCAAGAGCTTGCCATCATGGACAGCAATAATTTTCTTTCTAACTGTGGTGTTGGAGAGCGAGAGGGAAGAGTCGCATCTAGCATGGTTTCCCGTCGGAATTATCG ACTAATACATGGGATTGGACGTTCAGGAGATATTTCTGCTGTCCAGCCAAAGGCTGCAGGCTCCAGTCTTTTGAATAAGCTAACAAATTCAATAGTTCTGGACATAATAAAGATGGCAG GTGTGCATTCGGTGTCCAGCTGTTTTGTGGTCCCCATGGCAACTGGAATGAGTTTAACTCTTTGCTTCTTAACTCTACGACATAAACGACCAAAGGCAAAATATATTATCTGGCCACGGATCGACCAAAAATCTTGTTTTAAATCAATGATCACAGCAG GTTTTGAACCTGTGGTGATAGAAAATGTTTTAGAAGGAGATGAACTGCGTACAGACCTCACTGCCATAAATGCAAAAATCCAGGAGCTGGGAGCAGAGAACATCCTGTGCGTTCATTCTACCACTTCCTGTTTTGCTCCCAGAGTACCTGACAG gcTAGAGGAACTGTCTGTGATCTGTGCTACGCATGACATCCCTCACATTGTCAATAATGCCTACGGTGTCCAGTCTTCCAAGTGTATGCATCTTATCCAACAG GGTGCCCGGGTAGGAAGAATCGATGCTTTTGTCCAAAGTCTGGACAAGAATTTTATGGttccagtaggtggcgctgttatCGCTGGTTTTAATGATTCATTTCTTCAAGATATCAGCAAAATGTATCCAGGAAGAGCATCTGCGTCTCCATCTTTGGATGTCCTCATAACACTGCTGTCACTTGGTGTAAAGGGATATCAGGATCTCTTGAAAGAAAGAAag gaAATATTTTCATATCTTTCAAATGAATTAAAGATATTGGCCAAAAGGTACAACGAGCGGTTACTGGAAACCCCAAACAATCCCATCTCATTAG CTTTATCTTTAAGGAATCTGAGTGATAAGAGTGAAGCTACCATAACCCAACTTGGATCTATGCTGTTCACAAGACAAGTATCTGGTGCAAG AGTTGTGCCTCTCGGCACTTCACAGACCATTAATGGATTTGCTTTTAAAGGTTTTATGTCTCACTGTAACAATTACCCGTGTGCATATCTGAATGCAGCCTCTGCCATTGGCATTAAAAAAATAGATGTTGATTTGTTTATCAAAAGACTTGACAAGTGCCTAAAAGTGTGTGTGAAGCAGAAGCATTCAGAGGACAAAGAATCTACAGACACCCAACAAACCAAAGAAGAAGATGCCACCGAATTGGCAGAAGCCCTCGGAGCCAATCTACACTTGGAGAAGGAAAAAAGTTGA